One region of Cucurbita pepo subsp. pepo cultivar mu-cu-16 chromosome LG03, ASM280686v2, whole genome shotgun sequence genomic DNA includes:
- the LOC111790199 gene encoding clathrin interactor EPSIN 2-like isoform X2, with product MKKVFDQTVRDIKREVNKTVLKIPKIEQKVLDATSNEPWGPHGSLLADIAEATRNHHEYQLIMGIIWKRINDTGKNWRHVYKGLTVLEYLVGHGSERVIDDIREHAYQISTLSEFQYIDSSARDQGNNVRKKSLNLVALVNDKERIVEVRQKAAANRFRTPSSMSRMYRSRTGGYDERYEGQYGSYDGDKNVDSFGRERDYGFRDDRSGRNEDSYSRGYEGRYNRAGYKDDDYRGRSRSIDDHQYGSRSRSFDRDGERTYDDDSHVSSRNNRARAHEPSPVGRKLERKFSEQNLSFPPSYEEAMNESGSSVHSQRDVEAPSTTAPRAFPPPTSSTPSQPTSHGTSTSPPTQGFDRPDEFDPRGSVRAAPTASSSSETNLFDSLALVPVEPVTSTTDSKSCVRKSSAEGSYTQNQTFKDPFGDSSFKAVPSSGVQDQADFHHGESVSAASYSTPDIPVQPQQNSHHPREESLLHQDIGVLADLLPPPETSPAVVSQPTFTISNQPAQPNFSAVSGLPAQPNSNLGNYQQYGSIAPMNFQNQTEPGREFGNGMFITQGGTPAHVNSYMAPPHAGPNIQPNNFGSSQDGSAVPTSSHVALQASSSVAPVASSFPVVKSNPQVMGSYNPQAGNYTAMAYQQIPPVGSLSTASQASKNKFETKSTVWSDTLSRGLVNLNISGPKANPLVDIGVDFESLGRREKRMEKPSIAPMVSTINMGKAMGSGSGIGRAGEGVLRPPPNAMSGTGMGMGMRGYGGMNQPMGGMGMNMGMGQQGIQMQQPRANMPGVYNPMMGAGGYAPQQPRYGGYR from the exons ATGAAGAAGGTCTTTGATCAAACTGTTAGAGACAT AAAGCGAGAGGTCAATAAGACCGTGCTCAAAATTCCTAAAATAGAGCAGAAg GTTTTGGATGCCACTAGCAATGAGCCTTGGGGGCCTCATGGATCCCTTCTTGCAGATATAGCAGAGGCAACTAGAAATCA TCATGAATATCAATTGATCATGGGAATAATCTGGAAGCGGATTAATGATACGGGCAAGAATTGGAGGCATGTCTACAAG GGGTTGACTGTTTTGGAGTACTTGGTGGGTCATGGGTCAGAGCGAGTCATAGACGACATCAGAGAACATGCATATCAGATATCG ACCTTATCGGAATTTCAATACATCGATTCGAGTGCGAGGGATCAGGGTAACAATGTTAGAAAGAAATCTCTAAATCTTGTTGCCCTTGTAAATGATAAAGAAAGGATCGTTGAGGTCAGACAGAAGGCTGCTGCCAATAG GTTTCGCACCCCGTCATCTATGAGCCGTATGTATAGATCAAGAACAGGAGGATATGACGAGCGCTATGAAGGACAATATGGAAGCTACGATGGAGACAAAAATGTTGATTCTTTTGGGAGGGAAAGGGACTATGGTTTCAGAGATGATCGTTCTGGCAGAAATGAGGATTCATATAGTCGTGGTTATGAAGGACGCTATAACAGAGCTGGTTATAAGGACGATGATTATCGTGGAAGAAGTCGAAGCATTGATGATCATCAGTATGGTTCAAGGAGCAGGAGCTTTGACAGAGATGGAGAACGTACATATGATGACGATAGTCACGTTTCTTCTCG CAACAATCGTGCCAGAGCACACGAGCCATCTCCGGTTGGAAG GAAGCTTGAACGTAAATTTTCGGAACAGAATCTTAGTTTCCCGCCTAGTTATGAAGAAGCTATGAATGAATCTGGAAGTTCTGTGCATAGTCAAAG AGATGTAGAAGCTCCATCAACTACAGCTCCAAGAGCTTTTCCTCCACCGACATCCAGTACTCCGAGCCAGCCAACTAGTCATGGAACCTCTACATCCCCGCCTACCCAGGGATTTGATCGTCCTGATGAATTTGACCCCCGGGGTTCCGTTCGAG CTGCTCCGACGGCCTCGAGCAGTTCGGAGACGAATTTATTCGACTCCTTGGCCTTAGTGCCTGTTGAGCCAGTAACATCAACTACAGACTCCAAGAGTTGTGTTCGGAAAAGCTCTGCAGAGGGTTCCTATACTCAAAATCAG ACTTTTAAAGACCCATTTGGTGATTCGTCTTTTAAAGCCGTTCCTTCCTCTGGTGTCCAAGATCAAGCAGATTTTCATCATGGGGAATCGGTTTCTGCAGCATCTTACTCTACACCGGACATCCCTGTTCAACCTCAACAGAACTCGCACCATCCTCGTGAAGAGTCGCTGCTACATCAAGATATTGGTGTACTGGCTGATCTCCTTCCTCCTCCTGAAACTTCACCAGCTGTTGTTTCACAACCCACATTTACAATATCAAACCAACCAGCACAACCAAATTTTTCAGCTGTCTCTGGCTTGCCTGCACAGCCAAATTCTAACTTGGGGAACTATCAGCAATATGGAAGTATTGCTCctatgaattttcaaaatcaaacagAACCAGGGAGAGAGTTTGGCAATGGGATGTTCATAACACAGGGAGGAACACCAGCTCATGTCAATTCATATATGGCTCCTCCTCATGCTGGACCTAATATACAGCCCAACAATTTTGGATCCTCTCAGGACGGTTCTGCAGTTCCCACGAGTTCTCACGTCGCACTTCAAGCTTCCAGTTCTGTAGCTCCAGTGGCTTCTTCATTTCCTGTTGTAAAATCTAACCCACAGGTTATGGGTAGTTATAATCCTCAAGCAGGAAACTATACTGCCATGGCTTACCAGCAAATTCCTCCAGTCGGATCACTTTCGACGGCATCTCAAGCTTCGAAGAATAAGTTTGAGACCAAGTCCACAGTATGGTCTGACACATTAAGCAGAGGACTTGTCAATTTAAACATATCTGGAC CTAAAGCAAACCCATTGGTGGACATTGGTGTTGATTTTGAATCCCTCGGTAGGAGGGAAAAGAGGATGGAGAAGCCTAGTATAGCTCCAATGGTATCTACCATTAACATGGGTAAAGCTATGGGATCTGGTTCTGGGATAGGCCGAGCCGGTGAAGGTGTACTAAGGCCTCCTCCAAATGCGATGTCGGGTACAGGTATGGGCATGGGAATGAGAGGCTATGGAGGTATGAATCAACCCATGGGTGGCATGGGGATGAATATGGGTATGGGGCAACAAGGAATTCAAATGCAGCAACCTCGAGCGAACATGCCCGGTGTATACAACCCAATGATGGGCGCTGGAGGTTATGCCCCACAACAGCCACGGTACGGCGGTTACCGATGA
- the LOC111790199 gene encoding clathrin interactor EPSIN 2-like isoform X1: MKKVFDQTVRDIKREVNKTVLKIPKIEQKVLDATSNEPWGPHGSLLADIAEATRNHHEYQLIMGIIWKRINDTGKNWRHVYKGLTVLEYLVGHGSERVIDDIREHAYQISTLSEFQYIDSSARDQGNNVRKKSLNLVALVNDKERIVEVRQKAAANRYKFRTPSSMSRMYRSRTGGYDERYEGQYGSYDGDKNVDSFGRERDYGFRDDRSGRNEDSYSRGYEGRYNRAGYKDDDYRGRSRSIDDHQYGSRSRSFDRDGERTYDDDSHVSSRNNRARAHEPSPVGRKLERKFSEQNLSFPPSYEEAMNESGSSVHSQRDVEAPSTTAPRAFPPPTSSTPSQPTSHGTSTSPPTQGFDRPDEFDPRGSVRAAPTASSSSETNLFDSLALVPVEPVTSTTDSKSCVRKSSAEGSYTQNQTFKDPFGDSSFKAVPSSGVQDQADFHHGESVSAASYSTPDIPVQPQQNSHHPREESLLHQDIGVLADLLPPPETSPAVVSQPTFTISNQPAQPNFSAVSGLPAQPNSNLGNYQQYGSIAPMNFQNQTEPGREFGNGMFITQGGTPAHVNSYMAPPHAGPNIQPNNFGSSQDGSAVPTSSHVALQASSSVAPVASSFPVVKSNPQVMGSYNPQAGNYTAMAYQQIPPVGSLSTASQASKNKFETKSTVWSDTLSRGLVNLNISGPKANPLVDIGVDFESLGRREKRMEKPSIAPMVSTINMGKAMGSGSGIGRAGEGVLRPPPNAMSGTGMGMGMRGYGGMNQPMGGMGMNMGMGQQGIQMQQPRANMPGVYNPMMGAGGYAPQQPRYGGYR; the protein is encoded by the exons ATGAAGAAGGTCTTTGATCAAACTGTTAGAGACAT AAAGCGAGAGGTCAATAAGACCGTGCTCAAAATTCCTAAAATAGAGCAGAAg GTTTTGGATGCCACTAGCAATGAGCCTTGGGGGCCTCATGGATCCCTTCTTGCAGATATAGCAGAGGCAACTAGAAATCA TCATGAATATCAATTGATCATGGGAATAATCTGGAAGCGGATTAATGATACGGGCAAGAATTGGAGGCATGTCTACAAG GGGTTGACTGTTTTGGAGTACTTGGTGGGTCATGGGTCAGAGCGAGTCATAGACGACATCAGAGAACATGCATATCAGATATCG ACCTTATCGGAATTTCAATACATCGATTCGAGTGCGAGGGATCAGGGTAACAATGTTAGAAAGAAATCTCTAAATCTTGTTGCCCTTGTAAATGATAAAGAAAGGATCGTTGAGGTCAGACAGAAGGCTGCTGCCAATAGGTACAA GTTTCGCACCCCGTCATCTATGAGCCGTATGTATAGATCAAGAACAGGAGGATATGACGAGCGCTATGAAGGACAATATGGAAGCTACGATGGAGACAAAAATGTTGATTCTTTTGGGAGGGAAAGGGACTATGGTTTCAGAGATGATCGTTCTGGCAGAAATGAGGATTCATATAGTCGTGGTTATGAAGGACGCTATAACAGAGCTGGTTATAAGGACGATGATTATCGTGGAAGAAGTCGAAGCATTGATGATCATCAGTATGGTTCAAGGAGCAGGAGCTTTGACAGAGATGGAGAACGTACATATGATGACGATAGTCACGTTTCTTCTCG CAACAATCGTGCCAGAGCACACGAGCCATCTCCGGTTGGAAG GAAGCTTGAACGTAAATTTTCGGAACAGAATCTTAGTTTCCCGCCTAGTTATGAAGAAGCTATGAATGAATCTGGAAGTTCTGTGCATAGTCAAAG AGATGTAGAAGCTCCATCAACTACAGCTCCAAGAGCTTTTCCTCCACCGACATCCAGTACTCCGAGCCAGCCAACTAGTCATGGAACCTCTACATCCCCGCCTACCCAGGGATTTGATCGTCCTGATGAATTTGACCCCCGGGGTTCCGTTCGAG CTGCTCCGACGGCCTCGAGCAGTTCGGAGACGAATTTATTCGACTCCTTGGCCTTAGTGCCTGTTGAGCCAGTAACATCAACTACAGACTCCAAGAGTTGTGTTCGGAAAAGCTCTGCAGAGGGTTCCTATACTCAAAATCAG ACTTTTAAAGACCCATTTGGTGATTCGTCTTTTAAAGCCGTTCCTTCCTCTGGTGTCCAAGATCAAGCAGATTTTCATCATGGGGAATCGGTTTCTGCAGCATCTTACTCTACACCGGACATCCCTGTTCAACCTCAACAGAACTCGCACCATCCTCGTGAAGAGTCGCTGCTACATCAAGATATTGGTGTACTGGCTGATCTCCTTCCTCCTCCTGAAACTTCACCAGCTGTTGTTTCACAACCCACATTTACAATATCAAACCAACCAGCACAACCAAATTTTTCAGCTGTCTCTGGCTTGCCTGCACAGCCAAATTCTAACTTGGGGAACTATCAGCAATATGGAAGTATTGCTCctatgaattttcaaaatcaaacagAACCAGGGAGAGAGTTTGGCAATGGGATGTTCATAACACAGGGAGGAACACCAGCTCATGTCAATTCATATATGGCTCCTCCTCATGCTGGACCTAATATACAGCCCAACAATTTTGGATCCTCTCAGGACGGTTCTGCAGTTCCCACGAGTTCTCACGTCGCACTTCAAGCTTCCAGTTCTGTAGCTCCAGTGGCTTCTTCATTTCCTGTTGTAAAATCTAACCCACAGGTTATGGGTAGTTATAATCCTCAAGCAGGAAACTATACTGCCATGGCTTACCAGCAAATTCCTCCAGTCGGATCACTTTCGACGGCATCTCAAGCTTCGAAGAATAAGTTTGAGACCAAGTCCACAGTATGGTCTGACACATTAAGCAGAGGACTTGTCAATTTAAACATATCTGGAC CTAAAGCAAACCCATTGGTGGACATTGGTGTTGATTTTGAATCCCTCGGTAGGAGGGAAAAGAGGATGGAGAAGCCTAGTATAGCTCCAATGGTATCTACCATTAACATGGGTAAAGCTATGGGATCTGGTTCTGGGATAGGCCGAGCCGGTGAAGGTGTACTAAGGCCTCCTCCAAATGCGATGTCGGGTACAGGTATGGGCATGGGAATGAGAGGCTATGGAGGTATGAATCAACCCATGGGTGGCATGGGGATGAATATGGGTATGGGGCAACAAGGAATTCAAATGCAGCAACCTCGAGCGAACATGCCCGGTGTATACAACCCAATGATGGGCGCTGGAGGTTATGCCCCACAACAGCCACGGTACGGCGGTTACCGATGA
- the LOC111790201 gene encoding clathrin interactor EPSIN 2-like, with protein sequence MKKVFDQTVRDIKREVNKTVLKIPKIEQKVLDATSNEPWGPHGSLLADIAEATRNHHEYQLIMGIIWKRINDTGKNWRHVYKGLTVLEYLVGHGSERVIDDIREHAYQISVHYSYSIH encoded by the exons ATGAAGAAGGTCTTTGATCAAACTGTTAGAGACAT AAAGCGAGAGGTCAATAAGACCGTGCTCAAAATTCCTAAAATAGAGCAGAAg GTTTTGGATGCCACTAGCAATGAGCCTTGGGGGCCTCATGGATCCCTTCTTGCAGATATAGCAGAGGCAACTAGAAATCA TCATGAATATCAATTGATCATGGGAATAATCTGGAAGCGGATTAATGATACGGGCAAGAATTGGAGGCATGTCTACAAG GGGTTGACTGTTTTGGAGTACTTGGTGGGTCATGGGTCAGAGCGAGTCATAGACGACATCAGAGAACATGCATATCAGATATCGGTACATTATTCGTACTCGATTCACTAG